Within the Platichthys flesus chromosome 8, fPlaFle2.1, whole genome shotgun sequence genome, the region GACTGTCAACTGTCTTTAAACGCATCACTGTACCTCAGGGcttctgacagcagcagcgtgACAGTCAGGCTGGCAATAACATATCAGTTCATTTCAACATGGGCTTTAACTCTGTATAAGACACAATGGGATCCCTAATCCTAAAATCAGGTCCATGGAGCGAATTCGTacgtttttattttgtgttgcaaCAAACTACAAACCACAtaaactgtaaagaaaaaaacaataacaacacaatctAGAGCCTGATTGAGACATCGGCTGGGCTGGAGAGAGGATATTGTTGTTGGGAAATACCAAACCTATGTCTGATGTGTTATACTAAGTAATTTAATTAGGATATTCTTTGACTGtaggtttgttttttcatgaatcactaaaaaaatgatttattgtttaatgtAATTAGGTAAATTACAAgtggttttttttaaataacctcATATTGAGGAgttaaagtaaatatttttgGCGTTTCTTTCTCATGTAACCTTTGACAAGTAATTGGAAGACATCCACCTAAAATTGTGTGAACTAGAAGATTCATGTCTGCAATGAAAATggatataataaatataatgttgTTCCAGAAGTACTTAGCATCAGCGGATATACTGTTATCGAACACATAGCTactgaaaaatgtcaaaagtcCTGCATCAGTAGAGTTATGCTGGTAATTCCATGAACCCTTTCCTCTTAAATCTAggtgtcagtgttgtgtgtgtgtgtgtgtgagtgttccaGCCTGAATCATGgaacagtgtgcatgtgtggagcGGGAGCTGGAGAAAGTGCTCCATCGCTTCGTTATGTACGGCCACCAGTCTGAGGAGAGGTTAGACGAACTCCTGCGCAGCGTCTGTGAGATCCGAGGACAACTAGTGGCTTTTGGTAAGAAAATCTTGGACACATACAGTGACTGAATACTTAAGATACAACGTTTGTAAGTTGAATGCATTAAATCAAATTTTGGGGGATTTATTTGTTCATCATAACAAAACCGACACATATTATTGTAAACGGTGCAAAtgtctcctttttttctcttaggAGTACAAGATGCAGACTTGTCGGTCTTGTCTCAGACTATGGCCCAGTGTTGTAAGAATATCAAAGAAACAGTCCAGCTGCTCGCCTCCCGACATAAGGACATCCATGGCAGTGTGTCAAAAGTGGGCAAAGCCATTGACAGAGTAAGGACAGGCAACGACTTCATAATTAACTTAATAATCGAACACGTTCGTTACACAAAGATTCATTTCTGAAATGCATCGTTACAGAATTTTGATGCAGAAATCAGTGCTGTGGTGGCAGAGACGGTGTGGGACAccccagagagacagaaataccTGAGTGAGACCATTGTGGAACACCTGTACAGACAAGGGATGCTCAGTGTAGCAGAGGATCTGTGTCAGGTAAATAACAGTGATACTTTTAATGTCATGTTGTTTGGTGTAAACTTACCTGCAAGACTGTGCGATAACCTCCTTCTGAATGTCGCAAGTTAAATTCAATGTTGACACTGCTTTTCTCAAGATATAAGTTGTGTCATTTTCCAGGAGTCTGGTGTAGTTATAGACATGAGTATGAAGCAGCCTTTCCTGGAGCTGAACAGGATCCTGGAAGCTCTGAGGATGCAGGACCTCCGGCCGGCACTAGAGtatgttttctttatgtttgcTTTGTTAAGAAATTTAACTGATTTCTCACACTTGAGATGTAGAGATGAGTCTGTATAGGTTTGTTGAATCAAAATTGTATGCCTCAGAAAAGGAAGACAAAATAACTTCATTCATAGTTTAAAAAATTCTATGATACTTTTTTTGTATGCTCAAATAATGGAGTGGACTCTAGACGATTAACACAGTTACAGAATTTCTAAATCTATGATTGATAGTTGTTTAATGtcaaatatattacatttaaaccaaTGATAGTGATGCTGATAAATTACTAACTTTAGAATGATACGCCTAACCAACCCATTGACTTTAAATCTGACTGTacttcatgtttgtgtctttcgAGGTGGGCTGTGACGAATCGGCAGCGCCTCCTGGACCTAAACAGCAGTTTAGAGTTCAAGTTGCACCGCCTGTACTTCATTAGTTTGCTCAGTGGAGGAATCGGCAACCAAATGGAGGCCCTGCAGTATGCCAGGCACTTTCAGCCCTTCGCCTCTCAGCACCAGAGAGGTAGGAGCCAAATAGAGCCATAATCACTGTGACGTTCCCCACACAACCACTTAAGATGCTTGACCAGTtgaactgtttttttaaagaataaaggaCCATGAAATTATTTGGTATTCGTTGAATAGCAATCACAATAACAAAGCCTTCCTcatgatgaaatattaattattttccttattGTACACACCCCTATTTGTCCCTTCAGACATCCAGATCCTGATGGGCAGTCTGGTGTATCTGCGTCATGGCATCGACAACTCGCCGTACCGCAGTCTGCTGGAGACAAATCAGTGGGCAGAGATCTGCAACATCTTCACCAGAGATGCCTGCGCTTTACTGGGCCTCTCAGTAGAGTCTCCACTTAGTGTTAGGTATGAAGACCTCATCTCGGATCTCCTGTAATATCTTTACCTTCGTAC harbors:
- the rmnd5b gene encoding E3 ubiquitin-protein transferase RMND5B codes for the protein MEQCACVERELEKVLHRFVMYGHQSEERLDELLRSVCEIRGQLVAFGVQDADLSVLSQTMAQCCKNIKETVQLLASRHKDIHGSVSKVGKAIDRNFDAEISAVVAETVWDTPERQKYLSETIVEHLYRQGMLSVAEDLCQESGVVIDMSMKQPFLELNRILEALRMQDLRPALEWAVTNRQRLLDLNSSLEFKLHRLYFISLLSGGIGNQMEALQYARHFQPFASQHQRDIQILMGSLVYLRHGIDNSPYRSLLETNQWAEICNIFTRDACALLGLSVESPLSVSFASGCMALPVLMNIKQVIEQRQCSGVWTHKDELPIEIDLGKKCWYHSVFACPILRQQTSESNPPMKLICGHVISRDALNKLTNAGKLKCPYCPMEQNPSHAKQIYF